The Burkholderia cepacia ATCC 25416 genome includes a window with the following:
- the acs gene encoding acetate--CoA ligase → MSTIESVLHETRQFAPPAALEQAATISGMPAYRALVAEAERDYEGFWARLAREGLAWHKPFTKVLDESNAPFYKWFDDGELNASYNCLDRHVEAGNGERVAVIFEADDGTVTRVTYADLLARVSRFANALKKRGIGKGDRVVIYIPMSIEGIVAMQACARIGATHSVVFGGFSAKSLNERLVDVGATALITADEQARGGKTLPLKSIADEALALGGCEAVKSVIVYRRTGGKIDWHADRDLWMHELTAAESDTCEPEWVSAEHPLFILYTSGSTGKPKGVQHSTGGYLLWAAQTMKWTFDWKPTDVFWCTADIGWVTGHTYITYGPLACGGTQVVFEGVPTWPDAGRFWKMIGDHKVSVFYTAPTAIRSLIKAAEADDKVHPKSYDLSSLRIIGTVGEPINPEAWMWYHKHVGQERCPIVDTWWQTETGGHMITPLPGATPTVPGSCTLPLPGIMAAVVDETGQDVPNGQGGILVVKRPWPAMIRTIWGDPERFKKSYYPEELGGTLYLAGDGTVRDKDTGYFTIMGRIDDVLNVSGHRLGTMEIESALVSHELVAEAAVVGRPDDTTGEAVVAFVVLKRARPEGEEAAALAKTLRDWVGKQIGPIAKPKDIRFGDNLPKTRSGKIMRRLLRSLAKGEAITQDTSTLENPAILEQLNRSL, encoded by the coding sequence TTGTCCACGATTGAATCGGTTCTTCACGAAACCCGCCAGTTTGCGCCGCCCGCGGCGCTCGAGCAGGCGGCGACCATTTCCGGCATGCCGGCCTATCGGGCGCTCGTCGCCGAGGCCGAGCGCGATTACGAAGGCTTCTGGGCGCGCCTCGCGCGCGAGGGCCTCGCGTGGCACAAGCCGTTCACCAAAGTGCTCGACGAGTCCAACGCGCCGTTCTACAAGTGGTTCGACGACGGCGAGCTCAACGCGTCGTACAACTGCCTCGACCGTCACGTCGAAGCCGGCAACGGCGAGCGCGTCGCGGTGATCTTCGAAGCCGACGACGGCACCGTCACGCGCGTCACCTATGCGGATCTCCTCGCCCGCGTGTCGCGTTTCGCGAATGCGCTGAAGAAGCGCGGCATCGGCAAGGGCGACCGCGTCGTCATCTATATCCCGATGTCGATCGAAGGCATCGTCGCGATGCAGGCCTGCGCGCGCATCGGCGCGACCCACTCGGTCGTGTTCGGCGGCTTCTCCGCGAAGTCGCTGAACGAGCGGCTCGTCGACGTCGGCGCGACGGCGCTGATCACGGCCGACGAGCAGGCACGCGGCGGCAAGACGCTGCCGCTCAAGAGCATCGCCGACGAGGCGCTCGCGCTGGGCGGCTGCGAAGCGGTGAAGAGCGTGATCGTCTATCGCCGCACCGGCGGCAAGATCGACTGGCATGCCGACCGCGACCTGTGGATGCACGAACTGACGGCCGCCGAATCCGACACCTGCGAGCCGGAATGGGTGAGCGCCGAGCATCCGCTGTTCATCCTGTATACGTCGGGCTCGACCGGCAAGCCGAAGGGCGTGCAGCACAGCACCGGCGGCTACCTGCTGTGGGCCGCGCAGACGATGAAGTGGACCTTCGACTGGAAGCCCACCGACGTGTTCTGGTGCACGGCCGACATCGGCTGGGTCACCGGCCACACGTACATCACGTACGGCCCGCTCGCCTGCGGCGGCACGCAGGTCGTGTTCGAGGGCGTGCCGACCTGGCCGGACGCCGGCCGCTTCTGGAAGATGATCGGCGACCACAAGGTCAGCGTGTTCTACACCGCGCCGACGGCGATCCGTTCGCTGATCAAGGCCGCCGAGGCCGACGACAAGGTGCATCCGAAGAGCTACGACCTGTCGAGCCTGCGCATCATCGGCACGGTCGGCGAGCCGATCAATCCGGAAGCGTGGATGTGGTATCACAAGCACGTCGGCCAGGAGCGCTGCCCGATCGTCGATACGTGGTGGCAGACCGAGACGGGCGGCCACATGATCACGCCGCTGCCGGGCGCGACGCCGACCGTGCCCGGTTCGTGCACGCTGCCGCTGCCGGGCATCATGGCCGCGGTGGTCGACGAAACCGGCCAGGACGTGCCGAACGGGCAAGGCGGCATTCTCGTCGTCAAGCGCCCGTGGCCGGCGATGATCCGCACGATCTGGGGCGACCCGGAACGCTTCAAGAAGAGCTACTACCCGGAAGAACTCGGCGGCACGCTGTACCTCGCCGGCGACGGCACCGTGCGCGACAAGGACACCGGCTACTTCACGATCATGGGCCGGATCGACGACGTGCTGAACGTGTCGGGCCACCGGCTCGGCACGATGGAGATCGAATCGGCGCTGGTCTCGCACGAGCTGGTGGCCGAGGCGGCCGTGGTCGGCCGTCCTGACGACACGACGGGCGAGGCGGTGGTCGCGTTCGTGGTGCTCAAGCGTGCGCGTCCGGAAGGCGAGGAGGCCGCGGCGCTCGCGAAGACGCTGCGCGACTGGGTCGGCAAGCAGATCGGGCCGATCGCGAAGCCGAAGGACATCCGCTTCGGCGACAACCTGCCGAAAACGCGCTCGGGCAAGATCATGCGGCGCCTGCTGCGTTCGCTCGCCAAGGGAGAAGCGATCACGCAGGACACGTCCACGCTCGAGAACCCGGCCATCCTCGAGCAGTTGAACCGTTCGCTGTAA
- a CDS encoding methyl-accepting chemotaxis protein: MNFFGIGRGHRSSRALVGDIAEQAGKLGIEICDVSGHVEEVAARVARQAEVCHTLRESAAVTLRGNHRIAEAAQQVRAVSANASDAVRQSQQTIEASLADIHGLVEGVTSIGNQMGALRDALDHVRAVSEEISVIARQTHLLALNAAIEAARAGDSGRSFAVVAAEVKNLSAKTGQATAQIETTLARLAEQTEHLIAEGTDNAARAHRVREGTRTIGEVVHATGHAITELAGEAEQIASLTDEIETQCHRLDEQVGEMASGVEDSSDNFSQAKDRLGNLLSVSETLIELTAATGIESPDTRLIDTARHTAAAISKLFEEAVGRGEIALDALFDAHYVPIPGTDPQQFMTRFTDFTDRVLPAIQEPVLGIDARIVYCASFDRQCYLPTHNRKFSLPQRADAAWNAANCRNRRIYTDRTARTSVSHTKPFLLQTYRRDMGNGNFALMKDVSAPIVVGGRQWGVLRIGYSV, translated from the coding sequence GTGAACTTCTTCGGAATCGGCCGCGGCCACCGTTCGTCGCGCGCGCTCGTCGGCGACATCGCCGAGCAGGCCGGCAAGCTCGGCATCGAGATCTGCGACGTGTCGGGTCACGTCGAGGAAGTCGCGGCCCGCGTCGCCAGACAGGCGGAGGTCTGCCACACGCTGCGCGAATCGGCCGCCGTCACGTTGCGCGGCAACCACCGGATTGCCGAAGCGGCGCAGCAGGTGCGCGCCGTGAGCGCGAATGCGTCGGACGCGGTTCGCCAGTCGCAACAGACGATCGAGGCGTCGCTCGCCGACATCCACGGCCTCGTCGAAGGCGTCACGTCGATCGGCAACCAGATGGGTGCGCTGCGCGACGCGCTCGATCATGTACGGGCCGTGTCCGAGGAGATCTCCGTGATCGCGCGACAGACTCACCTGCTCGCGCTGAACGCCGCGATCGAGGCCGCACGCGCCGGCGATTCGGGCCGCAGCTTCGCCGTCGTCGCGGCCGAGGTCAAGAACCTGTCCGCGAAGACCGGACAGGCGACGGCCCAGATCGAGACGACCCTCGCGCGCCTCGCCGAGCAGACCGAACACCTGATCGCGGAAGGCACCGACAACGCCGCCCGCGCGCATCGCGTGCGCGAGGGCACGCGTACGATCGGCGAGGTCGTGCACGCGACCGGGCACGCGATCACCGAGCTCGCCGGCGAGGCCGAGCAGATCGCGTCGCTGACGGACGAAATCGAGACGCAATGCCACCGGCTCGACGAACAGGTCGGCGAGATGGCATCCGGCGTCGAGGATTCGAGCGACAACTTCTCGCAGGCCAAGGACCGGCTCGGCAACCTGCTCTCCGTCTCCGAGACGCTCATCGAACTCACGGCCGCGACCGGCATCGAATCGCCCGACACGCGCCTGATCGACACCGCGCGGCACACGGCCGCCGCGATCAGCAAGCTCTTCGAGGAAGCGGTCGGACGCGGCGAGATCGCACTCGACGCGCTCTTCGACGCGCACTACGTGCCGATTCCCGGCACCGATCCGCAGCAGTTCATGACGCGCTTCACCGACTTCACCGACCGCGTGCTGCCGGCCATCCAGGAGCCGGTGCTCGGGATCGACGCGCGCATCGTCTATTGCGCGAGCTTCGACCGGCAGTGCTACCTGCCGACCCACAACCGGAAATTCTCGCTGCCGCAGCGCGCGGACGCCGCGTGGAACGCCGCGAACTGCCGGAATCGCCGGATCTACACGGACCGCACGGCGCGCACCTCCGTGTCGCATACCAAGCCGTTCCTGCTGCAGACCTATCGGCGCGACATGGGCAACGGCAACTTCGCGCTGATGAAGGACGTTTCCGCTCCCATCGTCGTCGGCGGACGGCAATGGGGCGTGCTGCGGATCGGCTACAGCGTCTGA
- a CDS encoding high-potential iron-sulfur protein — protein sequence MISRTRRTFIVQTAGLCAALAAGTGAFAAAPLVDENDAAAKALGYRAKATTVDAGKFPKYQAGQTCSNCRFYKAVAGESSGTCPMFGGKAVAAEGWCNVYAKLA from the coding sequence ATGATCTCCCGCACTCGCAGAACCTTCATCGTTCAGACCGCCGGCCTGTGTGCCGCACTCGCAGCCGGAACCGGCGCATTCGCGGCAGCGCCGCTCGTCGACGAAAACGACGCGGCCGCGAAGGCGCTCGGCTACCGCGCGAAGGCGACGACCGTCGATGCAGGCAAGTTCCCGAAGTACCAGGCCGGCCAGACGTGCTCGAACTGCCGCTTCTACAAGGCCGTCGCCGGCGAATCCTCCGGCACGTGCCCGATGTTCGGGGGCAAGGCGGTTGCCGCCGAAGGCTGGTGCAACGTCTATGCAAAGCTTGCTTGA
- a CDS encoding porin, translating to MKITTRTICAALLGAAASTSVFAQSSVTLYGDLDAALLYTSRSLDSATGGNAGRQFALTDTGMTPTNFGLTGTEDLGGGLHAKFKLESGFNITDGAFGHSNGNFFGRQAWVGIDGGFGETKIGLQFSPFVLAVLGSDPRNVSHFGAALIPYVDNVLVTGLFNPNAISYTSPTIAGLTGSAMFGFGGKAGDFQAGRQYSGSLTYTNGGFMLNAALYDGNGGTSPTPVSSTVAFVGRTIGTAYTFGPVTGKASFTSYKVAGSFSNNVYSAGLDYRVTPALDLNTGAWYTIDRNDSHNHSLLAAIGADYSLSKRTGLYAQVGVVNNHGAMNTGLGITGGALFGLPGTTVGVNAGIHHVF from the coding sequence ATGAAGATCACGACACGGACGATTTGCGCGGCGCTGCTCGGCGCGGCGGCGAGCACGAGTGTTTTCGCGCAGAGCAGCGTCACGCTGTACGGCGACCTCGACGCCGCGTTGCTTTACACGAGCCGGTCGCTCGACTCGGCGACCGGCGGCAATGCGGGCCGCCAGTTCGCGCTGACCGATACCGGCATGACGCCGACCAACTTCGGCTTGACGGGTACCGAGGATCTCGGCGGCGGACTGCACGCGAAATTCAAGCTCGAGAGCGGCTTCAACATCACCGACGGGGCGTTCGGCCATTCGAACGGCAACTTCTTCGGCCGCCAGGCGTGGGTCGGGATCGACGGCGGGTTCGGCGAAACGAAGATCGGCCTGCAGTTCTCGCCGTTCGTGCTCGCGGTGCTCGGATCGGACCCGCGCAACGTTTCGCACTTCGGCGCCGCGCTGATCCCGTACGTCGACAACGTGCTCGTCACCGGCCTCTTCAACCCGAACGCGATTTCGTACACGAGCCCGACGATCGCCGGGCTCACGGGCAGCGCGATGTTCGGCTTCGGCGGAAAAGCCGGGGACTTCCAGGCGGGACGCCAGTATTCCGGCAGTCTCACGTATACGAATGGCGGCTTCATGCTCAACGCGGCGCTCTACGACGGCAACGGCGGCACGTCGCCGACGCCGGTATCGAGCACGGTCGCGTTCGTCGGCCGCACGATCGGCACCGCCTACACGTTCGGGCCCGTGACCGGCAAGGCGTCGTTCACGAGCTACAAGGTTGCCGGGTCGTTCAGCAACAACGTGTACAGCGCCGGCCTCGACTATCGCGTCACGCCGGCCCTCGACCTGAACACCGGCGCGTGGTACACGATCGATCGCAACGACTCGCACAATCATTCGCTGCTCGCCGCGATCGGCGCCGACTACAGCCTGTCAAAGCGAACGGGCCTGTATGCGCAGGTCGGTGTCGTCAACAACCATGGCGCGATGAATACGGGCCTCGGCATCACGGGCGGCGCGCTGTTCGGGTTGCCGGGCACGACGGTCGGCGTCAACGCCGGCATCCACCACGTGTTCTGA
- a CDS encoding sigma-70 family RNA polymerase sigma factor, which produces MQSLLDPGRGREHDGVPRGGANAERTDRLNALVALGIGRGYVTRGEIVDALPDDAADGADFDAAASMLGEWGIEVREHVDSRSAWTLDRHFARATDTTSPLADAPAPLATADLLAARTSDPVRIYLREMSATPLLDREEEIALALHLESGRAACIDALSRDPAALDAIASIAGDIRAGKVAASVYVTGFVGDAESLDEAPAALPGESPGNATARDSTMESPEGEDDTDRAPDSPAWRDSVVASLDRAGALAAGMQHALRTGGFASAGYRALLREAAASTGRIRFTARAIERIGRAIRDRATQARKFEQRIVDILAESGIRTDSPRRDLFMPCDDVRAWMTDCIAAHAGCAAALTRRAPALIEARAALAGLAGESSLPLDIAIAIDARLSRIERAMQPARTKLFQSNLRLVVSIAKRYPDRGLQFLDLIQEGNLGLMKAVDRYDHRRGFKFATYATWWVRQAITHAIADQGRTIRVPAHTVDAINKLARLARTHAQRTGEVAGAPTLSTQMRIPVDKVRDLMDIVREPISADLPVSPDHDLTLCDVAIDHAAPTPEESASARQLRAAVAALIDRLPAREAWILRLRYGIDVESEYSLREIGRQLNLSAERVRQIEVSALERIRQFGHAPALRSLIA; this is translated from the coding sequence ATGCAAAGCTTGCTTGATCCCGGGCGCGGGCGCGAACACGACGGCGTGCCGCGCGGCGGCGCGAATGCGGAGCGCACGGACCGTTTGAATGCGCTGGTCGCGCTGGGCATCGGTCGCGGCTACGTGACGCGCGGCGAAATCGTCGACGCGCTGCCCGACGATGCCGCGGACGGCGCGGATTTCGACGCCGCCGCGTCGATGCTCGGCGAATGGGGAATCGAGGTACGCGAGCACGTCGACTCGCGAAGCGCATGGACGCTCGATCGTCATTTCGCGCGAGCGACGGACACGACGTCGCCGCTCGCCGACGCGCCGGCCCCGCTCGCGACCGCCGATCTGCTCGCGGCCCGCACGAGCGATCCCGTCCGCATCTATCTGCGCGAAATGAGCGCGACACCGCTGCTCGACCGCGAAGAAGAGATCGCGCTCGCGCTTCATCTGGAAAGCGGCCGCGCGGCGTGCATCGACGCATTGAGCCGCGACCCGGCTGCGCTCGACGCCATCGCGTCGATCGCCGGCGACATCCGCGCCGGCAAGGTGGCGGCATCGGTCTACGTGACGGGGTTCGTCGGCGACGCCGAATCGCTTGACGAAGCGCCCGCGGCTTTACCCGGGGAATCGCCCGGCAACGCAACGGCGCGTGATTCGACCATGGAATCACCGGAGGGGGAGGACGACACGGACCGCGCGCCGGACAGCCCGGCATGGCGCGACAGCGTCGTCGCATCGCTCGACCGCGCCGGCGCGCTGGCCGCCGGGATGCAGCACGCATTGCGTACCGGCGGTTTCGCGTCGGCCGGTTACCGGGCGCTGCTTCGCGAGGCCGCCGCGTCGACCGGCAGGATCCGCTTCACCGCGCGTGCGATCGAACGCATCGGCCGCGCGATTCGCGACCGTGCGACGCAAGCACGCAAGTTCGAGCAGCGCATCGTCGACATCCTGGCCGAATCGGGCATCCGTACCGATTCGCCGCGCCGCGACCTCTTCATGCCGTGCGACGACGTGCGCGCATGGATGACCGACTGCATCGCCGCGCATGCCGGCTGTGCTGCCGCCCTCACCCGCCGCGCGCCGGCGCTGATCGAAGCACGCGCCGCGCTCGCCGGCCTCGCCGGCGAGTCGAGCCTGCCGCTCGACATCGCGATCGCGATCGACGCGCGACTGTCGCGTATCGAGCGCGCGATGCAGCCCGCGAGAACGAAGCTGTTCCAGAGCAATCTGCGGCTCGTCGTGTCGATCGCCAAGCGCTATCCCGATCGCGGCCTGCAGTTTCTCGACCTGATCCAGGAGGGCAATCTCGGCCTGATGAAGGCCGTCGATCGCTACGATCACCGGCGCGGCTTCAAATTCGCGACGTATGCGACCTGGTGGGTCCGGCAGGCCATCACGCATGCGATCGCCGATCAGGGCCGCACGATCCGCGTGCCCGCGCATACGGTCGACGCGATCAACAAGCTGGCCCGCCTCGCGCGAACGCATGCGCAACGAACCGGCGAGGTTGCCGGCGCCCCGACGCTCTCGACGCAGATGCGGATCCCGGTCGACAAGGTGCGGGATCTGATGGATATCGTGCGCGAGCCCATCTCCGCGGACCTGCCCGTTTCTCCCGATCACGACCTCACGTTGTGCGACGTCGCGATCGACCACGCCGCGCCGACCCCGGAAGAATCCGCGAGCGCCCGCCAGCTTCGCGCGGCGGTTGCGGCGCTGATCGACCGCCTGCCGGCACGTGAAGCGTGGATTCTCCGCTTGAGGTACGGCATCGACGTCGAAAGCGAGTATTCGCTGCGCGAGATCGGCCGGCAACTGAACCTGTCCGCCGAACGCGTTCGCCAGATCGAAGTGTCGGCGCTCGAACGGATCAGACAGTTCGGGCACGCACCGGCGCTTCGGTCGCTGATCGCCTGA
- the pbpC gene encoding penicillin-binding protein 1C, protein MADAPVLRRALRGAGRWLHRWQNWIAGALLVFGALAACRLWPHPPLRDWKPSSVAVVDAQGRLLRLTLAKDDRYRLWVPLDRMSPQLVEAVMLHEDRWFRWHPGFNPYGLARGAWITYVRGGNPQGGSTLTMQLARSLWRLNTRTPAGKLEQVARAVQLELFYSKRQILEAYLNDAPYGRNVEGAGTASVVYFDRMPDALTLPEALALAVIPQDPARRVRGGQDEINRALAASRNRLYARWLTKHPGDASLKPLFALPLAMRPLSALPFDAPHAVDQALAARSAWRTASGDVPDGSDGGARLVTTLDLDLQRTLERQIARYVARNDTRGVRNAAAILVDTRDMGVKALVGSANFFDRTIDGQVNGTLARRSPGSTLKPFIYALGFDQGVLHPQTVLRDVPTAFGPYAPENFDGHFLGPITATDALNRSRNVPAVWVASQLKSPDLYRFLQEAGVRRLASAQHYGLALVLGGGEVTMQDLAGLYAMLANRGEFRPLRLRADEPALPGRRLLSAEASYMTMDMLRQHLRPDETSGAQPSSVPVYWKTGTSWSFRDAWTAGVFGPYVLVVWVGNFDNSTNTAFVGVDAAAPLFFQVVDALNAERTLVEPPRAVPPRLKRVRICLASGDLPNEWCPQQGWTWFIPGTSPIRVSTVHRPVVIDDATGKAACPPYDGKRTHTEIFEFWPSDLQQVFVQAGIARRRPPQNAECRDAGQVDGDPPRITSPLRGSTYAMRVKSTEETRIAFNATADASAHALYWFVNDAFVGRSVPGDALFWQPRTAGSYTVRVVDDHGRGDQRPLAVGLEQ, encoded by the coding sequence GTGGCTGACGCCCCGGTGCTGCGGCGCGCGCTGCGCGGCGCCGGCCGCTGGCTGCATCGCTGGCAGAACTGGATCGCCGGCGCGCTGCTCGTATTCGGTGCGCTGGCCGCGTGCCGGCTGTGGCCGCATCCGCCGCTGCGCGACTGGAAGCCGTCGTCGGTCGCGGTGGTCGACGCACAGGGCCGCTTGTTGCGGCTCACGCTGGCGAAGGACGACCGCTACCGCCTGTGGGTGCCGCTCGACCGGATGTCGCCGCAGCTCGTCGAGGCCGTGATGCTGCACGAGGACCGCTGGTTCCGCTGGCATCCCGGCTTCAACCCGTACGGCCTCGCGCGCGGTGCGTGGATCACGTATGTGCGCGGCGGCAATCCGCAGGGCGGCTCGACGCTGACGATGCAGCTCGCGCGCTCGCTGTGGCGGCTGAACACGCGCACGCCGGCAGGCAAGCTCGAGCAGGTTGCGCGCGCGGTGCAGCTCGAACTCTTCTATTCGAAACGGCAGATCCTCGAAGCCTATCTGAACGATGCGCCCTACGGCCGCAACGTCGAAGGCGCGGGCACCGCGAGCGTCGTGTATTTCGACCGGATGCCCGATGCGCTGACGCTGCCCGAGGCGCTCGCGCTCGCGGTGATTCCGCAGGACCCGGCGCGGCGCGTGCGCGGCGGGCAGGACGAGATCAACCGTGCGCTGGCCGCGTCGCGCAACCGGCTGTATGCGCGCTGGCTGACGAAGCATCCGGGCGATGCGTCGCTCAAGCCGCTGTTCGCGTTGCCGCTGGCGATGCGGCCCTTGTCGGCCCTGCCTTTCGACGCGCCGCACGCGGTCGACCAGGCGCTCGCCGCACGCAGCGCGTGGCGCACGGCCTCGGGCGATGTGCCGGACGGCAGCGACGGCGGTGCGCGGCTCGTGACGACGCTCGATCTCGACCTGCAGCGCACGCTCGAACGGCAGATCGCGCGTTATGTCGCGCGCAACGACACGCGCGGCGTGCGCAATGCGGCGGCCATCCTCGTCGATACGCGCGACATGGGCGTGAAGGCGCTGGTCGGTTCCGCGAACTTCTTCGACCGCACGATCGACGGGCAGGTGAACGGCACGCTCGCGCGGCGCTCGCCGGGCTCGACGCTCAAGCCGTTCATCTATGCGCTCGGTTTCGACCAGGGCGTGCTGCATCCGCAAACGGTGCTGCGCGACGTGCCGACCGCGTTCGGCCCGTATGCGCCGGAGAATTTCGACGGGCATTTTCTCGGGCCGATCACCGCGACCGACGCGCTGAACCGCAGCCGCAACGTGCCGGCCGTGTGGGTCGCGTCGCAGCTCAAGTCGCCCGACCTGTACCGGTTCCTGCAGGAAGCCGGCGTGCGCCGGCTCGCGAGCGCGCAGCACTACGGGCTCGCGCTCGTGCTCGGCGGCGGCGAAGTGACGATGCAGGATCTCGCGGGCCTCTACGCGATGCTCGCGAATCGCGGCGAATTCCGGCCGCTGCGGCTGCGCGCGGACGAACCGGCGCTGCCCGGCCGGCGTTTGTTGAGCGCGGAGGCGAGCTACATGACGATGGACATGCTGCGCCAGCATCTGCGCCCCGACGAAACGAGCGGCGCGCAGCCGTCGAGCGTGCCCGTCTACTGGAAGACCGGCACGTCGTGGTCGTTCCGCGATGCGTGGACGGCCGGCGTGTTCGGCCCGTACGTGCTGGTCGTGTGGGTCGGCAATTTCGACAACTCGACCAATACGGCGTTCGTCGGCGTCGACGCGGCCGCACCGCTGTTCTTCCAGGTCGTCGACGCATTGAATGCCGAGCGCACGCTCGTCGAGCCGCCGCGCGCGGTGCCGCCGCGCCTGAAGCGCGTGCGGATCTGCCTCGCGAGCGGCGACCTGCCGAACGAGTGGTGCCCGCAGCAGGGCTGGACGTGGTTCATTCCGGGCACGTCGCCGATCCGCGTGAGCACCGTGCACCGGCCGGTCGTGATCGACGACGCGACGGGGAAGGCCGCGTGCCCGCCTTACGACGGCAAGCGCACGCATACGGAGATCTTCGAGTTCTGGCCGTCGGATCTGCAGCAGGTGTTCGTGCAGGCCGGCATTGCGCGCCGGCGGCCGCCGCAGAACGCGGAGTGCCGCGACGCGGGGCAGGTCGACGGCGATCCGCCGCGCATCACGTCGCCGCTGCGCGGCAGTACATATGCGATGCGCGTGAAGAGCACGGAGGAGACGCGCATCGCGTTCAACGCGACGGCCGATGCGAGCGCGCATGCGCTGTACTGGTTCGTCAACGATGCGTTCGTCGGGCGCAGCGTGCCGGGCGATGCGCTGTTCTGGCAGCCGCGGACGGCCGGCAGCTATACGGTGCGCGTGGTCGACGATCACGGCCGCGGCGACCAGCGGCCGCTGGCGGTGGGGCTCGAACAGTAA